In Piliocolobus tephrosceles isolate RC106 chromosome 6, ASM277652v3, whole genome shotgun sequence, the following are encoded in one genomic region:
- the MFGE8 gene encoding lactadherin translates to MPRPRLLAALCGALLCAPSLLVALDICSKNPCHNGGLCKEISQEVRGDVFPSYICTCLEGYAGSHCEMKCVEPLGMENGNIANSQITASSVRVTFLGLQHWVPELARLNRAGMVNAWTPSSNDDNPWIQVNLLRRMWVTGVVTQGASRLASYEYLKAFKVAYSLNGHEFNFIHDVNEKHKEFAGNWNKNAAHVNLFETPVEAQYVRLYPTSCHTACTLRFELLGCELDGCFNPLGLKNNSIPDKQITASSSYKTWGLHLFSWNPSYARLDKQGNFNAWVAGSYSNDQWLQVDLGSPKEVTGIITQGARNFGSVQFVASYKVAYSNDSVNWTEYQDPRTGSSKIFPGNRDNHSHKKNLFETPILARYVRVLPVAWHNRIALRLELLGC, encoded by the exons ATATCTGTTCCAAAAACCCCTGCCACAATGGTGGTTTATGCAAGGAGATTTCCCAAGAAGTGCGAGGGGACGTCTTCCCCTCATACATCTGTACGTGCCTTGAGGGCTACGCGGGCAGCCACTGTGAGATGA AGTGTGTCGAGCCGCTGGGCATGGAGAATGGGAACATTGCCAACTCACAGATCACTGCCTCATCTGTGCGTGTGACCTTCTTGGGTTTGCAGCATTGGGTCCCGGAGCTGGCCCGCCTGAACCGCGCAGGCATGGTCAATGCCTGGACACCCAGCAGCAATGATGATAACCCCTGGATCCAG gtgaaCCTGCTGCGGAGGATGTGGGTAACAGGTGTGGTGACGCAGGGTGCCAGCCGCTTGGCTAGTTATGAGTACCTGAAGGCCTTCAAGGTGGCCTACAGCCTTAATGGACATGAATTCAATTTCATCCATGATGTTAATGAAAAACACAAG GAGTTTGCGGGTAACTGGAACAAAAATGCGGCGCATGTCAACCTGTTTGAGACCCCTGTGGAGGCTCAGTATGTGAGGTTGTACCCCACGAGCTGCCACACGGCCTGTACTCTGCGCTTTGAGCTACTGGGCTGTGAGTTGGACG GATGCTTCAATCCCCTGGGCCTGAAGAATAACAGCATCCCTGACAAGCAGATCACGGCCTCCAGCAGCTACAAGACCTGGGGCTTGCATCTCTTCAGCTGGAACCCCTCCTACGCACGGCTGGACAAGCAGGGCAACTTCAACGCCTGGGTTGCGGGGAGCTACAGTAACGATCAGTGGCTGCAG GTGGACCTGGGCTCCCCGAAGGAGGTGACAGGCATCATCACCCAGGGGGCCCGTAACTTTGGCTCCGTCCAGTTTGTGGCATCCTACAAGGTGGCCTACAGTAATGACAGTGTGAACTGGACTGAGTACCAGGACCCCAGGACTGGCAGCAGCAAG ATCTTCCCTGGCAACCGGGACAACCATTCCCACAAGAAGAACTTGTTTGAGACGCCCATCCTGGCTCGCTATGTGCGTGTCCTGCCTGTAGCCTGGCACAACCGCATCGCCCTGCGCCTGGAGCTGCTGGGCTGTTAG